From a single Staphylococcus epidermidis genomic region:
- the hpf gene encoding ribosome hibernation-promoting factor, HPF/YfiA family has translation MIRFEIHGDNLTITDAIRNYIEEKVGKLERYFNNVPNAVAHVRVKTYSNSTTKIEVTIPLKDVTLRAEERHDDLYAGIDLITNKLERQVRKYKTRVNRKHRDRGDQDIFVAEVQESTTNNHADDIESENDIEIIRSKQFSLKPMDSEEAVLQMNLLGHDFFIFTDRETDGTSIVYRRKDGKYGLIETTE, from the coding sequence ATGGAGATAACCTCACTATCACAGATGCAATTCGCAACTATATTGAGGAGAAAGTAGGTAAATTAGAAAGATACTTTAACAATGTGCCAAATGCTGTAGCACATGTTAGAGTTAAAACTTATTCTAATTCTACAACTAAAATTGAAGTTACAATTCCTTTAAAAGATGTCACTCTTAGAGCTGAAGAAAGACATGATGATTTATATGCAGGCATTGATTTAATTACTAACAAATTGGAAAGACAAGTACGTAAATACAAAACTCGTGTAAATCGTAAACATAGAGATCGTGGAGATCAAGATATCTTTGTTGCTGAAGTACAAGAGTCTACAACAAACAATCATGCAGATGATATAGAAAGTGAAAATGATATTGAAATTATTCGTTCTAAACAATTCAGCTTAAAACCAATGGATTCTGAAGAAGCAGTATTGCAAATGAATTTATTGGGACATGATTTCTTTATTTTTACCGATAGAGAAACTGATGGTACAAGCATTGTTTATAGACGAAAAGATGGCAAATACGGTCTGATTGAAACAACTGAATAA
- the prfB gene encoding peptide chain release factor 2 (programmed frameshift), whose product MELSEIKRNLEEYQNHLNQIRGSLDLENKETNIQEYEEMMTDPDFWNDQTKAQDIIDKNNALKSIVNGYYQLTNAVDDMSATRELLQEEYDEDMKIELEEEVQQFEEQIDQYELQLLLDGPHDANNAILELHPGAGGTESQDWASMLLRMYQRYCEQNGFKVETVDYLPGDEAGVKSVTLLIKGHNAYGYLKAEKGVHRLVRISPFDSSGRRHTSFASCDVIPDFNNDEIEIEINPDDITVDTFRASGAGGQHINKTESAIRITHHPTGIVVNNQNERSQIKNREAAMKMLKSKLYQLKLEEQEQEMAEIRGEQKDIGWGSQIRSYVFHPYSMIKDHRTNEETGKVDAVMDGEIGPFIEAYLRKEMDSRDV is encoded by the exons ATGGAACTATCTGAAATTAAAAGAAATTTAGAAGAATATCAAAATCACTTAAATCAAATTAGGGGGTCTCTT GACTTAGAAAATAAAGAGACGAACATACAAGAGTATGAAGAAATGATGACCGATCCTGATTTTTGGAATGATCAAACTAAAGCACAAGATATCATTGATAAGAACAATGCACTAAAATCTATAGTAAATGGGTATTATCAACTGACAAATGCTGTCGATGATATGAGTGCGACGAGAGAGTTATTACAAGAAGAATATGATGAGGATATGAAGATAGAATTAGAAGAGGAAGTTCAGCAATTTGAAGAACAAATTGATCAATATGAGTTACAATTACTCCTCGACGGACCACATGATGCAAATAATGCTATATTAGAGCTTCATCCCGGTGCTGGCGGTACAGAATCACAAGATTGGGCAAGTATGCTTCTTAGGATGTATCAACGTTACTGTGAACAAAATGGCTTTAAAGTTGAAACGGTTGATTATCTTCCAGGAGATGAAGCAGGCGTTAAAAGTGTCACATTACTTATTAAAGGACATAATGCTTATGGTTATTTAAAGGCAGAAAAGGGTGTTCATCGTTTAGTTAGAATTTCACCTTTCGATTCATCTGGTAGACGCCATACTTCTTTTGCATCATGTGATGTTATTCCTGATTTTAATAATGATGAAATTGAAATTGAGATTAACCCAGATGATATCACAGTGGATACTTTTAGAGCTTCAGGCGCTGGTGGACAACATATTAACAAAACTGAGTCTGCAATTAGAATTACACATCACCCTACAGGTATTGTAGTCAACAACCAAAATGAACGATCTCAAATAAAAAATAGAGAAGCTGCAATGAAAATGTTGAAGTCCAAACTTTATCAATTAAAGTTAGAAGAGCAAGAGCAAGAAATGGCTGAAATTCGAGGCGAACAAAAAGACATTGGATGGGGAAGTCAGATTCGTTCTTACGTCTTTCATCCATATTCAATGATTAAAGATCATCGTACGAATGAAGAAACTGGTAAAGTAGACGCTGTTATGGATGGAGAAATAGGCCCATTCATAGAAGCTTATTTAAGAAAAGAAATGGATAGTCGAGACGTATAA
- the secA gene encoding preprotein translocase subunit SecA, translating to MGFLSKIVDGNKKEIKRLGKLADKVLALEEDTAILTDEEIREKTKSFQKELAEIEDVKKQNDYLDKILPEAYALVREGSKRVFNMIPYKVQVMGGIAIHKGDIAEMRTGEGKTLTATMPTYLNALAGRGVHVITVNEYLSSSQSEEMAELYNYLGLTVGLNLNSKSTEEKREAYAQDITYSTNNELGFDYLRDNMVNYAEERVMRPLHFAIIDEVDSILIDEARTPLIISGEAEKSTSLYTQANVFAKMLKAEDDYNYDEKTKAVHLTEQGADKAERMFKVDNLYDVQNVEVISHINTALRAHVTLQRDVDYMVVDGEVLIVDQFTGRTMPGRRFSEGLHQAIEAKEGVAIQNESKTMASITFQNYFRMYNKLAGMTGTAKTEEEEFRNIYNMTVTQIPTNKPVQRKDNSDLIYISQKGKFDAVVEDVVEKHKKGQPVLLGTVAVETSEYISNLLKKRGVRHDVLNAKNHEREAEIVSNAGQKGAVTIATNMAGRGTDIKLGDGVEELGGLAVIGTERHESRRIDDQLRGRSGRQGDRGDSRFYLSLQDELMVRFGSERLQKMMNRLGMDDSTPIESKMVSRAVESAQKRVEGNNFDARKRILEYDEVLRKQREIIYNERNEIIDSEESSQVVNAMLRSTLQRAINHFINEEDDNPDYTPFINYVNDVFLQEGDLQDTEIKGKDSEDIFEIVWSKIEKAYAQQQETLGDQMSEFERMILLRSIDTHWTDHIDTMDQLRQGIHLRSYAQQNPLRDYQNEGHELFDIMMQNIEEDTCKYILKSVVQFEDDVEREKSKSFGEAKHVTAEDGKEKAKPQPIVKGDQVGRNDPCPCGSGKKYKNCHGKA from the coding sequence ATGGGATTTTTATCGAAAATTGTTGACGGCAATAAAAAAGAAATTAAAAGATTAGGTAAGTTAGCAGATAAAGTACTTGCTTTAGAGGAAGATACTGCGATATTAACCGATGAAGAAATACGTGAAAAAACAAAATCTTTTCAAAAAGAGTTAGCAGAAATTGAAGATGTAAAAAAACAAAATGATTATTTAGATAAAATTTTACCTGAAGCTTATGCACTTGTACGTGAGGGGTCAAAGAGAGTATTTAATATGATTCCTTATAAAGTACAAGTAATGGGTGGTATTGCTATACATAAAGGTGATATTGCAGAAATGAGAACAGGTGAAGGGAAAACATTGACTGCAACCATGCCGACGTATTTGAATGCTTTAGCTGGTAGAGGTGTACATGTTATTACAGTCAATGAATATCTATCAAGTTCACAAAGTGAAGAAATGGCTGAACTATATAACTATCTTGGCTTAACTGTAGGTTTGAACTTAAATAGTAAGTCAACTGAAGAAAAACGTGAGGCTTACGCACAAGATATCACTTATAGTACGAATAATGAACTTGGGTTTGATTATCTTAGAGATAATATGGTGAACTATGCTGAAGAGAGAGTAATGCGTCCTCTACATTTTGCAATTATTGATGAGGTCGATTCCATATTGATCGACGAAGCAAGAACACCTTTAATTATTTCTGGTGAAGCGGAAAAATCTACTTCTTTATATACTCAAGCAAATGTTTTTGCAAAAATGCTTAAAGCGGAAGATGATTATAATTATGATGAAAAAACCAAAGCTGTACATCTTACAGAACAAGGTGCAGATAAAGCTGAACGTATGTTCAAAGTAGATAATCTTTATGATGTTCAAAATGTGGAAGTGATTAGTCATATTAATACAGCTTTAAGAGCTCATGTTACTTTGCAACGCGATGTTGATTACATGGTCGTTGACGGTGAAGTATTAATTGTTGACCAATTTACTGGACGTACAATGCCTGGACGTCGTTTTTCTGAAGGTTTACACCAAGCAATTGAAGCTAAAGAAGGTGTAGCAATTCAAAATGAGTCTAAAACGATGGCATCCATTACTTTCCAAAACTATTTCAGAATGTATAATAAGTTAGCGGGGATGACTGGTACAGCGAAAACCGAAGAGGAAGAATTTCGTAATATCTATAATATGACAGTTACCCAAATTCCAACAAACAAACCTGTTCAACGTAAAGATAATTCAGACTTAATTTATATTAGTCAAAAAGGAAAGTTTGATGCGGTAGTTGAAGATGTTGTAGAAAAACATAAAAAAGGACAACCCGTCTTACTAGGTACTGTTGCTGTTGAGACTTCTGAATATATTTCAAATTTACTAAAAAAACGTGGTGTCAGACATGACGTATTAAACGCTAAAAATCATGAACGCGAAGCTGAAATCGTTTCAAACGCGGGGCAAAAAGGTGCAGTTACAATTGCCACAAATATGGCTGGACGTGGAACAGATATTAAACTTGGTGATGGTGTTGAAGAGTTAGGTGGACTTGCTGTTATTGGTACTGAGCGTCATGAATCAAGACGTATTGATGATCAATTACGTGGACGTTCAGGACGCCAAGGTGATAGAGGAGATAGTCGTTTTTACCTATCTTTACAAGATGAATTAATGGTACGTTTTGGTTCAGAACGCTTACAGAAAATGATGAACCGTTTAGGAATGGATGATTCAACGCCAATCGAGTCGAAAATGGTATCTCGAGCTGTAGAATCAGCTCAAAAACGAGTAGAAGGTAATAACTTTGACGCGCGTAAACGTATTCTAGAATACGATGAAGTTTTACGTAAGCAACGTGAAATTATTTATAATGAGCGTAATGAAATCATTGATAGTGAAGAAAGTTCTCAAGTCGTTAACGCGATGTTACGTTCTACATTGCAACGTGCGATTAATCATTTTATTAATGAAGAAGACGATAATCCTGACTACACGCCATTTATCAATTACGTTAATGATGTGTTCTTGCAAGAAGGAGATCTTCAAGATACAGAAATTAAAGGTAAAGATTCAGAAGATATTTTTGAAATTGTATGGTCTAAAATTGAAAAAGCATATGCACAGCAACAAGAAACATTAGGAGACCAAATGAGTGAATTTGAGCGGATGATTTTATTACGTTCAATTGATACACATTGGACTGATCATATTGATACGATGGATCAATTGCGTCAAGGTATTCATTTACGTTCATATGCACAACAAAATCCACTTCGTGATTATCAAAATGAAGGTCATGAATTATTTGATATCATGATGCAAAATATCGAGGAAGATACATGTAAGTATATCTTGAAATCAGTGGTTCAGTTTGAAGATGATGTAGAACGTGAAAAATCTAAAAGCTTTGGTGAAGCAAAACATGTAACTGCTGAAGATGGCAAAGAAAAAGCAAAGCCCCAACCGATTGTAAAAGGTGATCAGGTAGGTAGAAATGATCCATGCCCATGTGGTAGTGGTAAAAAATATAAAAATTGTCATGGAAAAGCGTAA
- a CDS encoding YfbR-like 5'-deoxynucleotidase → MGMHQYFKRLSDLEKLIRLPGKFKYFEHNVAAHSFKVTKIAQYMATVEEYHGNKIDWKSLYEKSLNHDFAEVFTGDIKTPVKYASKELKHLFSQVEEEMVDTFIKEEIPTQYQHVYRERLQEGKDDSLEGQILSVADKIDLLYETFGEIQKRNPEPLFFEIYEMSLETIIQFDHLESVKDFIENVIPEMLTENFIPRTELRETTMSILNRRNG, encoded by the coding sequence ATGGGAATGCATCAATATTTTAAAAGACTATCAGATTTAGAAAAATTAATAAGATTACCAGGTAAATTTAAATATTTTGAACACAATGTCGCAGCTCATTCTTTTAAAGTAACTAAAATTGCGCAATATATGGCTACTGTCGAAGAATATCATGGAAATAAAATCGATTGGAAGAGTCTCTATGAAAAGTCACTCAACCACGACTTTGCTGAAGTGTTTACAGGTGATATCAAAACACCGGTAAAATACGCAAGTAAGGAATTAAAACATTTATTCTCCCAAGTTGAAGAAGAAATGGTCGATACGTTTATCAAAGAGGAGATACCAACACAATATCAGCACGTGTATCGTGAACGTTTACAAGAAGGTAAAGATGATTCTCTAGAAGGTCAAATTCTATCTGTTGCTGATAAAATTGATTTATTGTATGAAACATTTGGAGAAATACAAAAACGTAATCCTGAGCCACTATTTTTTGAAATATATGAAATGAGTTTAGAAACTATTATACAATTTGATCACTTAGAATCTGTAAAAGATTTTATTGAAAATGTTATACCTGAAATGCTCACAGAAAACTTTATTCCTCGAACTGAATTACGTGAAACAACAATGTCAATTCTAAACAGAAGAAATGGGTGA
- a CDS encoding COG3942 and LysM peptidoglycan-binding domain-containing protein, whose amino-acid sequence MKKTLTVTLSSIAAFIAINTAANAQESETSQLDTYATGDVITNQSNLGIYIVKPGDSLYKIALEHNLSLEELYALNPGVEPLIFPGDEIVVSETAFEQFNNTNTFVNYETNYIPVGYNNVSTDTSNTTYDNYDSESTDTYSVSNAYDGLRSVSNSGNLYTTGQCTYYAFDRRAELGKPIGSLWGNASNWAYSANQAGFNVDHTPEVGAVFQSGPGQNGAGAYGHVGVVESINSNGSVTVSEMNWNGGVNVKSYRTISNPNSYNYIH is encoded by the coding sequence ATGAAAAAAACGCTAACTGTAACGTTAAGTTCGATTGCAGCTTTTATTGCAATCAACACTGCAGCTAACGCACAAGAATCTGAGACGTCGCAACTAGACACATATGCAACGGGTGATGTAATTACAAATCAATCAAACTTAGGTATTTACATTGTAAAACCTGGAGATAGTTTATATAAAATTGCTTTAGAACATAATCTTTCTTTAGAAGAGCTTTATGCATTAAATCCTGGTGTAGAACCTCTTATTTTTCCGGGAGATGAAATTGTAGTATCTGAAACTGCATTTGAACAATTTAATAACACAAACACATTCGTAAATTATGAAACTAACTACATTCCAGTAGGATATAATAATGTATCAACTGATACTTCCAACACTACTTATGATAATTATGATAGTGAATCAACTGATACATACTCTGTGTCAAACGCCTATGATGGTCTAAGAAGTGTATCTAACTCAGGTAATTTATACACTACTGGTCAATGTACTTATTATGCATTCGATCGTCGAGCTGAGCTAGGGAAACCAATTGGAAGTCTATGGGGCAACGCTAGTAACTGGGCATATTCAGCTAATCAGGCTGGCTTTAATGTAGATCACACACCTGAGGTTGGTGCTGTATTCCAAAGTGGTCCGGGTCAAAATGGGGCTGGTGCTTATGGACATGTTGGCGTTGTTGAATCAATCAATTCTAATGGTTCTGTAACTGTTTCGGAAATGAACTGGAATGGTGGCGTTAACGTAAAATCTTACAGAACTATTAGCAACCCTAATTCATATAATTACATTCACTAA
- the uvrB gene encoding excinuclease ABC subunit UvrB, with protein MVEHVPFKLKSEFEPQGDQPQAIQKIVDGVNERKRHQTLLGATGTGKTFTMSNVIKEVGKPTLIIAHNKTLAGQLYSEFKEFFPENRVEYFVSYYDYYQPEAYVPSTDTFIEKDASINDEIDQLRHSATSSLFERDDVIIIASVSCIYGLGNPEEYKNLVVSVRVGMEMERSELLRKLVDVQYSRNDIDFQRGTFRVRGDVVEIFPASREEMCIRVEFFGDEIDRIREVNYLTGEVIREREHFTIFPASHFVTREEKMKVAIERIEKELEERLKELRDENKLLEAQRLEQRTNYDLEMMREMGFCSGIENYSVHLTLRPLGSTPYTLLDYFGDDWLVMIDESHVTLPQIRGMYNGDRARKQVLIDHGFRLPSALDNRPLKFEEFEEKTKQLVYVSATPGPYELEHTDEMVEQIIRPTGLLDPKIDVRPTENQIDDLLSEIQDRVDKDERVLVTTLTKKMSEDLTTYMKEAGIKVNYLHSEIKTLERIEIIRDLRMGTYDAIVGINLLREGIDIPEVSLVVILDADKEGFLRSDRSLIQTIGRAARNDKGEVIMYADKITDSMQYAIDETQRRREIQIAHNKEHGITPKTINKKIHDVISATVESDETNQQQQTELPKKMTKKERQKTIENIEKEMKKAAKDLDFEKATELRDMLFELKAEG; from the coding sequence ATGGTAGAACATGTTCCATTTAAGTTAAAGTCTGAATTTGAGCCACAAGGTGATCAGCCACAAGCGATACAAAAAATTGTGGATGGCGTAAATGAAAGGAAACGTCATCAAACCTTATTAGGTGCAACTGGGACAGGTAAAACTTTTACTATGAGTAACGTAATTAAAGAGGTTGGTAAACCTACACTTATTATTGCACATAACAAGACATTAGCAGGTCAACTATATAGTGAATTTAAAGAATTTTTCCCAGAAAATAGAGTTGAATATTTCGTTAGTTATTACGACTACTATCAACCTGAAGCATACGTGCCTTCAACAGATACTTTTATTGAAAAAGACGCCTCCATTAACGATGAAATTGACCAACTACGACATTCTGCTACAAGTTCTTTATTTGAACGTGATGATGTCATTATTATCGCAAGTGTTAGTTGTATCTATGGTTTAGGTAATCCGGAAGAATATAAAAATTTGGTTGTTAGTGTACGTGTTGGTATGGAGATGGAACGAAGCGAATTGTTGAGAAAGTTAGTTGATGTACAATACTCACGTAATGACATAGATTTTCAACGTGGTACATTTAGAGTGCGTGGAGATGTTGTTGAAATATTCCCAGCTTCTAGAGAAGAAATGTGTATTCGCGTAGAATTTTTTGGAGATGAAATTGATCGCATCAGAGAAGTTAACTATTTAACTGGTGAAGTAATTCGAGAACGTGAACATTTTACAATTTTCCCTGCTTCACACTTCGTTACTCGTGAAGAGAAAATGAAAGTAGCTATTGAACGTATAGAAAAAGAATTAGAAGAGAGACTAAAAGAATTACGTGATGAGAATAAATTATTAGAAGCTCAAAGGTTAGAACAACGTACTAACTACGATTTAGAAATGATGAGAGAAATGGGCTTTTGTTCAGGTATTGAAAATTATTCTGTTCACTTAACTTTAAGACCATTAGGTTCAACACCATATACATTGCTTGATTATTTTGGAGATGATTGGCTTGTCATGATTGATGAGTCTCACGTTACGTTACCTCAAATTCGTGGTATGTACAATGGGGATAGAGCTCGTAAACAAGTATTAATAGACCATGGATTTCGTTTGCCAAGTGCGTTGGATAACCGACCATTAAAATTTGAAGAATTTGAAGAAAAAACAAAACAACTTGTTTATGTTTCAGCTACACCAGGCCCATATGAGTTAGAACATACAGATGAAATGGTTGAACAAATTATACGACCTACTGGTTTACTTGATCCTAAAATTGATGTGCGTCCAACTGAGAATCAAATCGATGATCTTTTAAGTGAAATCCAAGATCGCGTTGACAAAGATGAACGTGTACTTGTGACAACACTTACTAAAAAAATGAGTGAAGATTTAACTACATATATGAAAGAAGCGGGGATTAAAGTTAATTATTTACACTCAGAAATTAAAACATTAGAACGAATAGAAATTATTCGAGACTTACGTATGGGTACTTACGACGCAATAGTTGGGATCAATCTGCTGAGAGAGGGTATAGATATACCTGAAGTATCTTTAGTTGTAATTTTAGATGCAGATAAGGAAGGCTTCTTACGTTCTGATAGATCTCTTATTCAAACTATTGGGCGAGCAGCACGTAATGACAAAGGAGAAGTCATTATGTATGCGGATAAAATTACAGATTCTATGCAATATGCAATAGATGAAACACAAAGACGTAGAGAAATACAAATTGCTCATAACAAAGAACATGGCATCACGCCGAAAACAATTAACAAAAAGATTCACGACGTCATTAGTGCTACTGTGGAGAGCGATGAGACAAATCAACAACAACAAACTGAATTACCTAAGAAAATGACAAAGAAAGAACGTCAAAAAACAATAGAAAATATAGAAAAAGAAATGAAAAAAGCAGCCAAAGATTTAGATTTCGAAAAAGCAACAGAGTTAAGAGATATGTTATTTGAATTAAAAGCAGAAGGGTGA
- a CDS encoding CsbA family protein yields the protein MIWYVCAAFFPCILVVLFSVVTRSKWIGTLVTLVIIGASVYKGFFHNEWIIFIDVTSLLAGYLIIDQLEFHKNQNDS from the coding sequence ATGATTTGGTATGTTTGTGCGGCCTTCTTTCCTTGTATATTAGTTGTGCTGTTTAGTGTGGTGACTAGAAGTAAATGGATTGGTACATTAGTCACACTGGTAATAATAGGGGCATCAGTTTATAAAGGATTCTTTCACAACGAATGGATTATTTTTATAGATGTGACAAGTTTATTAGCTGGTTATTTAATAATTGATCAACTTGAATTTCATAAGAACCAAAATGATTCTTAA